Proteins found in one Oryza glaberrima chromosome 4, OglaRS2, whole genome shotgun sequence genomic segment:
- the LOC127772163 gene encoding ultraviolet-B receptor UVR8-like, giving the protein MDAVMSAADDAGAASGREDPPPAVVLVSAGASHSVALLAGNVLCSWGRGEDGQLGHGDAEDRLVPTVLSGFDAAAPGITSVICGADHTTAYSEDEQQVYSWGWGDFGRLGHGNSSDVFTPQPVKALQGIKIKQIACGDSHCLAVTMAGEVQSWGRNQNGQLGLGTTEDSLLPQKIQAFEGVCVKMIAAGAEHTAAVTEDGDLYGWGWGRYGNLGLGDRNDRLVPEKVSSVEGEKMVLIACGWRHTITVSSSGSLYTYGWSKYGQLGHGDFEDHLVPHKLEALKDSSISQISGGWRHTMALTSDGKLYGWGWNKFGQVGVGDTDDHCFPVQVKFPEEQKVAQVACGWRHTLAFTEKKNVFSWGRGTSGQLGHGEIVDRNKPVMIDALSPDGPGCKKLEPSTAVPFAAKVWVSPSERYAIVPDEKVPNSGEGAARGNGADANVPENDVKRMRMHS; this is encoded by the exons ATGGACGCGGTCatgtccgccgccgacgacgcgggcGCGGCGTCCGGCCGGGAGGACCCACCGCCAGCCGTGGTGCTCGTCTCCGCCGGCGCCAGCCACTCCGTCGCGCTCCTCG CGGGCAATGTGCTGTGTTcgtgggggagaggggaggacggGCAGCTCGGGCACGGGGACGCGGAGGACCGGCTGGTGCCGACGGTGCTGAGCGgcttcgacgccgccgcgccggggaTCACGTCGGTCATCTGCGGCGCCGACCACACCACAGCCTACTCCGAGGACGAGCAGCAGGTGTACAGCTGGGGCTGGGGAGACTTCGGGAGGCTCGGGCATGGCAACTCCAGCGACGTGTTCACTCCTCAGCCAGTCAAGGCCCTGCAGGGGATAAAGATCAAGCAGATAGCTTGCGGCGATAGCCATTGCCTTGCCGTCACTATGGCAGGTGAAGTGCAAAG TTGGGGGCGCAACCAAAACGGACAGCTTGGTCTTGGAACCACTGAAGACTCATTGCTCCCACAAAAGATTCAAGCTTTTGAG GGAGTTTGTGTGAAAATGATTGCTGCTGGTGCCGAACATACCGCTGCAGTAACTGAAGATGGTGACCTCTATGGATGGGGCTGGGGTCGATATGGAAACTTGGGGCTTGGTGATCGAAATGATCGGTTGGTACCTGAGAAAGTATCTTCTGTGGAG GGAGAGAAGATGGTGCTTATTGCATGTGGATGGCGCCATACAATTACTGTTTCTTCCTCTGGTAGTTTGTATACTTATGGTTGGAGCAAATATGGTCAACTAGGGCATGGTGATTTTGAAGATCATTTAGTTCCACATAAACTAGAGGCCTTAAAAGATAGCTCTATATCCCAG ATTTCAGGTGGATGGAGGCATACAATGGCGCTTACATCAGATGGAAAGCTTTATGGTTGGGGGTGGAACAAG TTTGGGCAAGTCGGAGTTGGTGATACTGATGATCACTGTTTCCCAGTACAGGTCAAGTTTCCAGAGGAACAG AAAGTTGCCCAGGTTGCTTGCGGATGGAGGCATACTCTTGCAtttacagaaaagaaaaatgttttCTCATGGGGGAGGGGTACTAGTGGACAACTTGGTCATGGTGAAATAGTTGACAG GAACAAACCTGTGATGATTGATGCCTTAAGCCCGGACGGTCCTGGCTGCAAGAAATTAGAGCCATCAACAGCTGTACCATTTGCAG CCAAAGTTTGGGTCTCGCCATCAGAAAGATATGCCATTGTTCCTGATGAAAAG GTTCCAAATTCAGGCGAAGGCGCGGCACGCGGCAACGGGGCGGACGCAAATGTACCGGAGAACGATGTAAAGAGGATGCGTATGCATTCGTAG